Proteins encoded within one genomic window of Triticum aestivum cultivar Chinese Spring chromosome 2D, IWGSC CS RefSeq v2.1, whole genome shotgun sequence:
- the LOC123049373 gene encoding copper transporter 6-like produces the protein MRDMSGDAGGMGAMPMPPPPADHAATKAAAPHKMMGMMHMTFFWGDRAVVLFPGWPGERGAGMYLLCLLFVLALAALTEALALLSRRLARRGEDGGPATAASAALLTAVHAARMGMAYLVMLAVMSFNVGVLLAAVAGHAVGFLFARSRVRTGAARGNVTSPELCGVPPSHASKP, from the coding sequence ATGAGGGACATGAGTGGCGACGCCGGCGGCATGGGCGCGATGCCGATGCCGCCACCGCCGGCCGACCACGCGGCAACGAAGGCGGCGGCGCCGCACAAGATGATGGGGATGATGCACATGACCTTCTTCTGGGGCGACCGCGCGGTGGTCCTCTTCCCGGGCTGGCCGGGGGAGCGCGGCGCCGGGATGTacctcctctgcctcctcttcgTGCTCGCCCTCGCCGCGCTCACCGAGGCCCTCGCCCTGCTctcgcgccgcctcgcccgccgcggcgaggacggcggcccgGCCACGGCGGCATCTGCGGCGCTGCTGACGGCGGTGCACGCCGCCAGGATGGGGATGGCCTACCTGGTGATGCTGGCCGTCATGTCGTTCAACGTCggcgtcctcctcgcggcagtcgcCGGCCACGCCGTGGGGTTCCTCTTCGCGCGGAGCAGAGTGCGCACCGGCGCGGCGCGCGGGAATGTCACATCCCCTGAGCTCTGTGGCGTCCCGCCGTCGCACGCGTCCAAGCCTTAG